The proteins below come from a single Balaenoptera acutorostrata chromosome 2, mBalAcu1.1, whole genome shotgun sequence genomic window:
- the HAPLN4 gene encoding hyaluronan and proteoglycan link protein 4 — MVCAPAALGRGALWAAAWGVLLLTGAAEAEHGRKKVVHVLEGESGSVVVQTAPGQVVSHRGGTIVLPCRYHYEAAAHGHDSVRLKWTKVVDPLAFADVFVALGAQHRAFGSYRGRAELQGDGPGDASLVLRNVTLQDYGRYECEVTNELEDDTGMVKLDLEGVVFPYHPRGGRYKLTFTEAQRACAEQDGILASAEQLHAAWRDGLDWCNAGWLRDGSVQYPVSQPREPCGGLGGAGSAGAGGGASGGVRNYGYRQNAEELYDAFCFTSNLPGRVFFLKPLRPVPFAGAARACAARGAAVAKVGQLFAAWKLQLLDRCTAGWLADGSARYPIVNPRARCGGRRPGVRSLGFPDATRRLFGVYCYRAPGAPDPAPGGWGWGWAGGGGWAGGARDPAAWTPLRV; from the exons ATG GTGTGTGCTCCGGCGGCCCTCGGTCGCGGGGCGCTCTGGGCAGCTGCATGGGGAGTCCTGCTGCTCACCGGCGCCGCGGAAGCGGAGCACGGCCGGAAGAAGGTCGTGCACGTGCTGG AAGGGGAGTCGGGCTCGGTGGTGGTGCAGACAGCGCCGGGACAGGTGGTCAGCCACCGGGGTGGCACCATCGTCTTGCCCTGCCGCTACCACTACGAGGCAGCCGCCCACGGCCACGACAGCGTCCGCCTCAAGTGGACCAAGGTGGTGGACCCGCTGGCCTTTGCCGATGTCTTCGTGGCGCTGGGTGCCCAGCACCGGGCGTTTGGCAGCTACCGCGGGCGGGCTGAGCTGCAGGGCGATGGGCCCGGGGATGCCTCCCTGGTTCTCCGAAACGTCACGCTGCAGGATTATGGGCGCTATGAGTGCGAGGTCACCAACGAGCTGGAGGATGACACTGGCATGGTCAAGCTGGACCTGGAAG GCGTAGTCTTCCCTTACCACCCGCGTGGAGGCCGCTACAAGCTGACCTTCACGGAGGCGCAACGCGCGTGCGCTGAACAGGACGGCATCTTGGCGTCGGCTGAGCAGCTGCACGCGGCCTGGCGCGACGGCCTGGACTGGTGCAACGCGGGTTGGCTGCGCGACGGCTCCGTGCAGTACCCGGTGAGCCAGCCTCGGGAGCCCTGCGGCGGCCTGGGCGGGGCCGGGAGCGCCGGGGCTGGCGGCGGAGCCTCGGGGGGTGTGCGCAACTACGGCTACCGCCAGAACGCCGAGGAACTCTACGACGCCTTCTGCTTCACATCCAACCTCCCGG GGCGCGTGTTCTTCCTGAAGCCGCTGCGGCCCGTGCCCTTCGCGGGAGCAGCGCGCGCGTGCGCGGCGCGCGGAGCGGCTGTGGCCAAGGTGGGGCAGTTGTTCGCCGCGTGGAAGCTGCAGCTGCTGGACCGCTGCACCGCAGGCTGGCTGGCGGACGGAAGCGCACGCTACCCCATTGTGAACCCGCGCGCGCGCTGCGGCGGCCGCCGGCCAGGTGTGCGCAGCCTTGGCTTTCCTGACGCCACGCGCCGCCTCTTCGGCGTCTACTGCTACCGCGCGCCTGGTGCACCGGACCCGGCACCtggtggctggggctggggctgggccggAGGCGGCGGGTGGGCTGGAGGCGCGCGAGACCCCGCCGCCTGGACCCCGCTGCGCGTCTAG